The proteins below are encoded in one region of Chrysemys picta bellii isolate R12L10 chromosome 4, ASM1138683v2, whole genome shotgun sequence:
- the LOC101952407 gene encoding adenylate cyclase type 10-like — MEFSLCCQMMGNQDEWMKYELMAIQRSSHLRVIGGGLLTTVKLAQSLAYMKLCLGNLPLSIQLGYRAHEMCVCLKKPKLDYLVLCMLFKALFLSIRYQDCVQVLSWLEQLAVVEETIIGMACFFSYCLELLLYVGFSFKSFKECLEFIQRNEKNCILMSQNSIMLGLYSSLAIWFARLQQWGNFKEPFEKARRLLRRTSTSFFATSGFCRFLECEILMLRKHIEEKPELVRETRTKTLKEWWFTAKGPMEDLWLKAAPDFPKWKIGMTEKDFPEIHKTKYLLRVPALDINNPFPEPEIPDV, encoded by the exons ATGGAATTCTCACTCTGCTGCCAGATGATGGGTAACCAAGATGAATGGATGAAATATGAGCTGATGGCCATCCAGCGTAGCTCTCACCTCCGGGTTATCGGAGGAGGGCTATTAACAACAGTTAAATTAGCACAGTCATTGGCCTATATGAAGCTCTGCTTGGGTAACCTGCCCTTATCTATTCAATTAG GCTATCGAGCccatgaaatgtgtgtgtgtctgaagaAACCGAAGCTGGACTATCTGGTTCTCTGCATGCTCTTCAAAGCTCTCTTTCTGAGCATCAG GTACCAAGATTGTGTGCAAGTACTGAGCTGGCTGGAGCAGTTGGCTGTTGTGGAGGAGACAATCATTGGGATGGCTTGTTTCTTTTCTTACTGTTTAGAACTCTTGCTTTATGTTG GATTTTCATTTAAGTCATTTAAAGAATGCCTGGAATTCATACAACGCAATGAAAAAAACTGCATCCTTATGTCTCAGAACAGCATCATGTTGGGGCTGTATTCATCCCTGGCCATTTG GTTTGCCAGACTTCAGCAGTGGGGCAACTTCAAGGAGCCTTTTGAAAAGGCCAGAAGGTTGCTGAGGAGAACTAGCACCTCATTCTTTGCTACCAGTGGATTCTGTAGATTCTTGGAGTGTGAGATCCTTATGCTACGGAAACACATTGAGGAAAAGCCTGAATTGGTCCGGGAGACTCGTACTAAGACGCTAAAG GAGTGGTGGTTCACTGCAAAAGGCCCCATGGAAGACTTATGGCTGAAGGCCGCACCAGATTTTCCCAAGTGGAAAATAGGAATGACAGAGAAAGACTTTCCAGAGATCCATAAAACCAAGTACTTGCTGCGGGTGCCAGCATTGGATATTAACAATCCTTTCCCAGAACCTGAGATCCCCGATGTCTGA